In Haemophilus parainfluenzae, one genomic interval encodes:
- a CDS encoding LapA family protein: MIKYILGLIIVLAIVIVAVTIGANNDQVITFNYIVAESQFKLSTLVAILFGFGLILGWLITGFFYLKLKFKNMSLARQVKRQTLQINELTTTRDKAV; encoded by the coding sequence ATGATTAAATATATTCTTGGACTCATTATTGTGCTAGCTATCGTAATCGTTGCGGTAACTATAGGGGCGAATAATGATCAAGTAATCACCTTTAACTACATTGTTGCTGAAAGCCAATTCAAACTTTCAACGCTAGTCGCGATTTTATTTGGTTTTGGATTAATTTTAGGTTGGTTAATTACTGGATTCTTCTACTTAAAATTAAAATTCAAAAATATGTCGTTAGCGCGTCAAGTTAAACGTCAAACATTACAAATTAACGAATTAACGACTACTCGCGATAAGGCAGTATAA